CGTCACGCGGCGGATTTCGTTGTCCGGCATCCACGCGGGAACGTCGTATTCGATCGCGGTGACGATCTCGCCAAGGCCCCGCGCCTCGGCCGCCGCGTCCTGGGCATGCGCGCGCGCGGCCGCGCCGGCAATGACGGCGATCGCGAGAAGGGCGGCGGCGATGGAGCGCATGCGGGGCATCATCCTATTGGAAATCGATCTTGAAACGCACGCCGGTTCCGAAGGCGCCGGAAGATTCCACGTCCTCGTATCCGGCCATGTTGCTCCAGGAGCCGACAAGCGCGACGTAGCGCAGGAAATCGTATTCGAGCTCGGACCCGAGCGTCTGGTCCACAAGCCCGCGGTACATCGTGAGGTAGAGGTCCTTTTCGACCTCGCCTGTCACCTTCACGCGCGCGGTGCCGCCCGCGGAATCGACGCCAACGTCAAACCCGGTCGCGCCGCCGGCGAGCTTGCTTAGCTGGCTCCCCACCAGGCTCTGCGCCGCGGCCGCCGCGGCCTCGTCGCCGCCGCCGGATCCCCCGGCCATGAACTCGTCGTAGCTCGCTCCCGTGGCAAGCATGAAGAAGATGTCGCGCTCGGTGCGCGGCGGATCGGACGCGAATGAGATGTTGTAGTTGAGCGGCGTACCCGCGATGGAGACGTAGATCTTCGAGCCCCGCACCTCCGTTTGCGCGTTGATGTCGAAGCTCGGGAAGATGCGCTGCTCGTCGTAGAACTGGATCGTCGCGTACGACACGTCGTAGGTATTCTGGAGCACCGTCGCCCAGCCCTCGACCACGTCCACCGAACCGCGCAGGCCCGGCGTCACGTCGTTGCCCACGAGCACGAGGTCGAACTTCGTCTCGATCTCCGCGAGGTTCGACATCAGCATCACGTCGCCGTCCGCGCGCAGCGCGATGTTGAAAAACAGCGACTCCTCGCGAGCCTCGTAGGTTTCGGTGCCCTTCACCTCTTTTTCGCGGCCGACTTCCGCGAGCTGGTTGAAAAGTTCGATGAAGTCGATGTTCTTCGTGTACACGGCCTTGTCCACCACAACCTCGCCGGAGATCTCGAACTTGCCCTTGTTCGCGCCCGTGCGGATCGTCGTGACGAGCAGATCGACCTTCTCGATGACCGCCTCCAGGTACGGATCCATGCCCGTGCGCACGTTCTTCAGGCGAACGAACACCTGCACGTCCGTCACGTCGTCCTCGCCCTTGGCGAGGCGAATGCGCCCGCCGCCTTCCAGGCGCCCGCCGCCGATCGCCGCGCGCAGGCGCTCGATCTCCGCCGCGCCGTCGCCGTATGTGATGAGCACGTCGATGTTTTCCACCGGCGTCGGTACGCCCTGCACCGCGACGGAGCCGTCCTCGATCGTGACCTCCGCCGTCGCGCGATCGACCGCGAGATCGGACGGGATGCGCGCGACCACGCGCACGCGGCCTTTCGCGTCGGTGAGGATCTCGGTGAACTCCTGCCCGACCGAAAGCGCGGCGACGAGTTCCAGCCGGAAGCCGCCCGCCTCTTCGGTCACTGTCAGGTCCACGCCCTTGCCGGCCAGGCGGAACGAACGCACGTTCAGATTCCCGCCGGCGTATTCGATCTGGACCGGCTGCGCCTGCCCGGACTCGGACTGGTTGCGGATGACGAGCGCGTTCTTGCGGAAATAAATCTCGTCGAGATCGACCGACGCGGCGAGCGCGTTCGGATCCGCGAGGTTTCCCGACAGGGTGACCGCGCCGTTCAGGCGGCCGGCGACGATTTCCTCGTCCGAATCCGCGGGCGGGGCGTCGGTCGCCGGCGCGACGCTCGCTTTTTTCGGAACGCGTTTGCCCAGCTCGTCCTTGTCCGACTTCAACGGCTCGAGGAAGCTTGAGAAATCGAACTTGTCGAACACGACCTCGCCCTCGACCGTGTTCGGCGCGTCGATGCCCACCGTCACGTCCACGCGGATGACTCCGACGTCCGACGGCGCCTTGGGCTTTTCGGGCGCCGGCGGCGGCGCCGCGGTGAAGTCCTCCGGCGTCTCCTCGCCGGTCAGTTCGGACAGCTCGTCCGGCGCAACCGACATCGGCTCGGGCTCGAGTTCCGAGTTGATGCGGCGGATCAGCCAGTCATCCGCGCGCACCGTCGGCGGCACCGCGATCTCCACCACGTCGCGCTGCGCGAGAAGTTCGCCGGTGACGTGCGCCTTCTTGTCCGCCACTTCGACCTTCAGGTCCGAATTGCCGAGAATCATCCGGTCAAACCGCGCGTTCCTGATCGACAGCACCGCCGTCGCGCGCGGGTCCTTGATCGTGCCCTCGGCGTCGACATCCAGTTTGATGTCCGCGACAAGCGGGATGCCCTGCGTCCGGAGGATGTCGGAAGCCTGCTCGTTCAGGTTGGCCGCGGCCAGGCGCAGATCGAGCTTGCCCGTCGCCGGGTCGAAAGTGCCCTTGGCCTGCACCTTCGCCTCGACCCATTGATCCTTCGGCACGTCCTTGCGGATCTTGTCCGCGCGCACGCCGTAATCGGGCCGCGGGGGCACGAGCTTGGTGACGATCAGGTTGCGGATGTCCACGACCCCGCCGTCAAGCGCCACGTCCAGTTCCACGGATTTCACGTTTTCGCCGAACGCGGTCGCGTCCTCCACGTCGAGTTTCGCCTTGCCGGTCAGCCGGTCGGCCGGGCCTTCGACGTGCGCGGTCATGGCGACGAAGCCCTCGGCCTCCATCTCGGCCATGCCCGCGATTTCCAGGAAGTCCTCGATCGGCGACCTCGGGATCTCGACGTCCGCGGTGATCTTCGGCGTCGTGCCGGAAAGCAGCGCCTCCGCGGATAGCTTCAACGTCGCGTCGTCCTGACGCACCACGAGGTTTGAGACCCGCGCCTTCTTGCCGGCCATCGACGCGTCGCCGGAGATTTCGTCGAGCCGGTACGCGCCGAACGCGAGATCGTAGCCGCGAATCTCGGCCTGCACGTTCGGGTTGCCCGTCGTGCCCTTCGCCGCGCCCTGCACGCGCAGCTTGCCGGCGAGCTTCTGCTCCATGATCGGCGAGAATTCCGAAAGGTCCTTCGCGTCGACCAGGAATTTGAAATCGAGCGCCTGGCTTTCGAGCCCAAGCTTGCCCTTGGCGTCGATCACCGTGTCGCGCGAGCGGAAATCGAACCGATGCACGTCGAGCGCGGCGGGCGAGTAATCGATGTCGGCCATGAGGCTCGCGCGCGGAATCGCGACGATGTCGGTGTACCGCGTGTCGTACATGCGCAAATTCGCGTCGGCGCCGATCTTCATGAACTCGCCGCCAAGCCGGCCGCTCGCGTTGATGTCGCCGGTCAGGTGGCTCGCGACGCCAAGACCCTCGAGCCCGTAATCGGCGAGCACGCGTTTGACGTTCAGGTCGTCGATCTCCACCCGCGCCTCAAGCGGCATCTCGTCCTTCAATCCGAGTTCCGCGTCCGCCGCGACGACGCCGTCCGCAAGCATCAGGTAAAGCTCCGTCAGCTTCGCGCGGTCCTGGTTCGCA
The sequence above is drawn from the bacterium genome and encodes:
- a CDS encoding translocation/assembly module TamB domain-containing protein — its product is MSIVKAIAKWVLIAIGGLVGFVVVVLLALNFLLQSSTFTSFVLGLALPPIEESLGADIGVESLELSLFPVTLDLKGAYITPAKGEFKRRFAEVDSLELETAFWPLLRGQVVVEHVTLHGASNYLFINEKGLANLPFPPGEEKPDEPDTGPPDLKLPIEIEKIEIRGVQFYLDVDADPAIEGPETEVAVRSIELDAHGSLSTGDTHALLRISDGAFRAGELRDTLTSLQADADFSLATWSGAITRLSLRIPDVEIDATAKARDVLTEMVAEADVNGRIDIDKVNKLFMPEPDLAGTLVLTAHAEAPLPDWKVDGKIGMEGGRVNAMDLREFRILFDANQDRAKLTELYLMLADGVVAADAELGLKDEMPLEARVEIDDLNVKRVLADYGLEGLGVASHLTGDINASGRLGGEFMKIGADANLRMYDTRYTDIVAIPRASLMADIDYSPAALDVHRFDFRSRDTVIDAKGKLGLESQALDFKFLVDAKDLSEFSPIMEQKLAGKLRVQGAAKGTTGNPNVQAEIRGYDLAFGAYRLDEISGDASMAGKKARVSNLVVRQDDATLKLSAEALLSGTTPKITADVEIPRSPIEDFLEIAGMAEMEAEGFVAMTAHVEGPADRLTGKAKLDVEDATAFGENVKSVELDVALDGGVVDIRNLIVTKLVPPRPDYGVRADKIRKDVPKDQWVEAKVQAKGTFDPATGKLDLRLAAANLNEQASDILRTQGIPLVADIKLDVDAEGTIKDPRATAVLSIRNARFDRMILGNSDLKVEVADKKAHVTGELLAQRDVVEIAVPPTVRADDWLIRRINSELEPEPMSVAPDELSELTGEETPEDFTAAPPPAPEKPKAPSDVGVIRVDVTVGIDAPNTVEGEVVFDKFDFSSFLEPLKSDKDELGKRVPKKASVAPATDAPPADSDEEIVAGRLNGAVTLSGNLADPNALAASVDLDEIYFRKNALVIRNQSESGQAQPVQIEYAGGNLNVRSFRLAGKGVDLTVTEEAGGFRLELVAALSVGQEFTEILTDAKGRVRVVARIPSDLAVDRATAEVTIEDGSVAVQGVPTPVENIDVLITYGDGAAEIERLRAAIGGGRLEGGGRIRLAKGEDDVTDVQVFVRLKNVRTGMDPYLEAVIEKVDLLVTTIRTGANKGKFEISGEVVVDKAVYTKNIDFIELFNQLAEVGREKEVKGTETYEAREESLFFNIALRADGDVMLMSNLAEIETKFDLVLVGNDVTPGLRGSVDVVEGWATVLQNTYDVSYATIQFYDEQRIFPSFDINAQTEVRGSKIYVSIAGTPLNYNISFASDPPRTERDIFFMLATGASYDEFMAGGSGGGDEAAAAAAQSLVGSQLSKLAGGATGFDVGVDSAGGTARVKVTGEVEKDLYLTMYRGLVDQTLGSELEYDFLRYVALVGSWSNMAGYEDVESSGAFGTGVRFKIDFQ